In a single window of the Heliangelus exortis chromosome 1, bHelExo1.hap1, whole genome shotgun sequence genome:
- the SYCE3 gene encoding synaptonemal complex central element protein 3 isoform X2, with product MQVGRWISAEGKQRHHPTFYLWAPEMAESEPREENYDDMVKMVEDLNRDLEKVLEEMEKLTVQATWMAYDMVVIRTNPHLADSMRRLEAAFLHCKEEMEKKWQEVLSESKVFVFYRHGCFTDNGKWICFHPTESYLCVYIHFYLFIFKIHVF from the exons ATGCAGGTTGGGCGATGGATTTCTGCAGAAGGGAAGCAGAGGCACCACCCAACTTTCTACCTTTGGGCTCCAGAG ATGGCTGAATCAGAACCTAGGGAAGAAAACTATGATGACATGGTAAAGATGGTGGAGGATCTGAACAGGGACTTAGAAAAAGTTCTGGAGGAAATGGAGAAACTAACAG TGCAGGCAACCTGGATGGCCTATGACATGGTGGTCATACGTACCAACCCGCACCTTGCCGACTCCATGAGGCGCCTGGAAGCTGCCTTCCTGCACTGCaaggaagagatggagaagaaatgGCAGGAGGTGCTCAGTGAATCTAAAG TCTTTGTATTTTACAGACATGGGTGTTTCACAGACAATGGAAAATGGATTTGTTTTCATCCTACTGAGAGCTACTTGTGTGTATAcatccatttttatttgtttatttttaaaatacatgtattttaa
- the SYCE3 gene encoding synaptonemal complex central element protein 3 isoform X3 produces MGPPCGAERRGPAGHDIGTQPELEPRSASRQPPRMAESEPREENYDDMVKMVEDLNRDLEKVLEEMEKLTVQATWMAYDMVVIRTNPHLADSMRRLEAAFLHCKEEMEKKWQEVLSESKGENPDFPFIGLAFPERLFFWEPVKVACLT; encoded by the exons ATGGGTCCGCCGTGCGGAGCTGAAAGGAGAGGGCCGGCGGGACACGATATCGGGACACAGCCCGAGCTGGAGCCGCGGAGCGCCTCCCGGCAGCCGCCAAGG ATGGCTGAATCAGAACCTAGGGAAGAAAACTATGATGACATGGTAAAGATGGTGGAGGATCTGAACAGGGACTTAGAAAAAGTTCTGGAGGAAATGGAGAAACTAACAG TGCAGGCAACCTGGATGGCCTATGACATGGTGGTCATACGTACCAACCCGCACCTTGCCGACTCCATGAGGCGCCTGGAAGCTGCCTTCCTGCACTGCaaggaagagatggagaagaaatgGCAGGAGGTGCTCAGTGAATCTAAAG gtgaaaatccagattttcctttcattgGACTGGCTTTCCCAGAAAGATTGTTCTTCTGGGAGCCTGTGAAGGTAGCATGTCTCActtaa
- the SYCE3 gene encoding synaptonemal complex central element protein 3 isoform X4 gives MAESEPREENYDDMVKMVEDLNRDLEKVLEEMEKLTVQATWMAYDMVVIRTNPHLADSMRRLEAAFLHCKEEMEKKWQEVLSESKVFVFYRHGCFTDNGKWICFHPTESYLCVYIHFYLFIFKIHVF, from the exons ATGGCTGAATCAGAACCTAGGGAAGAAAACTATGATGACATGGTAAAGATGGTGGAGGATCTGAACAGGGACTTAGAAAAAGTTCTGGAGGAAATGGAGAAACTAACAG TGCAGGCAACCTGGATGGCCTATGACATGGTGGTCATACGTACCAACCCGCACCTTGCCGACTCCATGAGGCGCCTGGAAGCTGCCTTCCTGCACTGCaaggaagagatggagaagaaatgGCAGGAGGTGCTCAGTGAATCTAAAG TCTTTGTATTTTACAGACATGGGTGTTTCACAGACAATGGAAAATGGATTTGTTTTCATCCTACTGAGAGCTACTTGTGTGTATAcatccatttttatttgtttatttttaaaatacatgtattttaa
- the SYCE3 gene encoding synaptonemal complex central element protein 3 isoform X1 codes for MGPPCGAERRGPAGHDIGTQPELEPRSASRQPPRMAESEPREENYDDMVKMVEDLNRDLEKVLEEMEKLTVQATWMAYDMVVIRTNPHLADSMRRLEAAFLHCKEEMEKKWQEVLSESKVFVFYRHGCFTDNGKWICFHPTESYLCVYIHFYLFIFKIHVF; via the exons ATGGGTCCGCCGTGCGGAGCTGAAAGGAGAGGGCCGGCGGGACACGATATCGGGACACAGCCCGAGCTGGAGCCGCGGAGCGCCTCCCGGCAGCCGCCAAGG ATGGCTGAATCAGAACCTAGGGAAGAAAACTATGATGACATGGTAAAGATGGTGGAGGATCTGAACAGGGACTTAGAAAAAGTTCTGGAGGAAATGGAGAAACTAACAG TGCAGGCAACCTGGATGGCCTATGACATGGTGGTCATACGTACCAACCCGCACCTTGCCGACTCCATGAGGCGCCTGGAAGCTGCCTTCCTGCACTGCaaggaagagatggagaagaaatgGCAGGAGGTGCTCAGTGAATCTAAAG TCTTTGTATTTTACAGACATGGGTGTTTCACAGACAATGGAAAATGGATTTGTTTTCATCCTACTGAGAGCTACTTGTGTGTATAcatccatttttatttgtttatttttaaaatacatgtattttaa